The Leptodactylus fuscus isolate aLepFus1 chromosome 5, aLepFus1.hap2, whole genome shotgun sequence genome segment gtggaggaaggtgctctggtcagattaactttttggcctaaatgcaaagcgctatgtgtggtggaaaagtaaccctgctcatccccctgaacacaccatccccactgtgacacatagggggcagcatcatgccGGGGGAggattttcttcagcagggacagggagttggtcagagttgatgggaagatggagggAGCTAAATACAGAGCAATCCTAGAAGAAAACCTCTTACACCCTGCAAAgtcttgagactgggaaggagattccccttccagcaagacaatgaccctaaccatacagccagagctatagGGGAATGGTTTATATCAAAGAACATTCATGTGTTAgaacggcccagtcacagtccgGACCTAAATCCCACTGAGCATCGGTGGCAAGACATGACAATTGTTGTtcacagacgtctccatccaatctggctgagtttGAGCTATTGGGCAAAAATCTTAGTCTGTAGATGTACAAAGCTGCTAGAGACAGAGCCCAAAAGACGTGTAGCTGTAATTGTAGTGAAAGGAGGCGCTTCATATTATTGgtatagggggctgaagacttttgcaattCACActcttcagatttttatttgattgtaATTATGAAATCCATAATACATTTTCCTCCCACTTGACAATTATTTTATACTTTGTGTTCGTCTGTCACTTACAATCTCAATATAATACATTtatgtttgtggttgtaaggtgacacaaTGCTGTAAAGTTCAAAGGGCatgaatatttttgcaagccACCGTGTCACAACCTCAACTAAGTCTACTAACAACCTTTCTTGACTTTAAATACAGAATATTAGTTTCTCATTCCTGGTTCCTCCAGGCTCTCCTAACCCCCACAGGCACAGTAGACGCTCCCACTAGAAATAACCCCATCCAGGTCTGTAATGCTCCGAGGCTTTGTTGCTTCAGCTGAGGTCTGCACAATGAGTCTGCAAACCTTCCTCCTTCATGTTTAGCCCTCCCATACCCTCAATTTCATTAGTGGTTGCTAAGATAGCTTGTAAGGTGTGATAGAGACCCCTCCACCAAGGACCCGGGACTGTGACACACATTTGGCCATCAGATATCTTTGCCTTGTGACACAATGGTACTTGTCTTCCTAGATCATCACCATTTAGTACATGATGGGGCAGGTAATGAAGCAGTTGCATGAAGTTTATTCCATCTCTCCATACTAAATAGGTCATATTGGGGTCCCGTATCTTTGGGTCCAGACCCCACAGCCTTCAGCTTCAGTTGTCATTTACTTACATGGCACCTCTTCACTACTGATATACTAAGAAAGATCACTGGCATGACAGACAAGGGATTTTATGAGAAGAGTAATAGCTTTTCATATTCCTGGAATACCCTGGGCAACAAGGAGCAGACATCAGGTGGCTTCAAGACAATGTATATCAACATGAAATATTTGCAATACAGATCCAGCAAATATTATCCCATGACTCCAAACAGTTCACATGCTGTATGATATGATATATAAATCAGATTCACAGGTCATATCGGTAGATAAACCTTGAGCAGATTCAGGATGGATCACAAGCACTACCATGTACATGAGTTTGATGCTAAGACGCTACTTAATACTTATACGCACCCTGGTATGGATGAAACACTATACAACGAAGTTACTGTATTTCCAATGAGAACTCTACAGAAGCTGTTGTCTTCAGGTAAGGCTTTATGGCTTTATGTCTGTCCCAAGTCCTTGTAAGAAACATGTCTACATAGTGGTCCAGTTCCTTATCCTGGACAATTTATGTAATTTTCTGGGTAAGGGAAGTCATTGGCTGTTATGGTGAACATATCATCCCAAGGACTGACTCTCATGGCAGCTCATAGTTCTATGTCCACACATGTAGCTGGCACCTATACCAGCCATCTCCTCTTCTAGGAGGTCAATATTCTCTGTATGAAGGTTGTCTACCTCTTCTCTCAATACAGGAAAGAACTAATTACAATGTTTTCTCATCTCAAGATTTCTGCTACCTACCTCTTGCCTCCATATCTTGGTTTCCAGCTCATCCAGCTCCTGTTTGCTCAGTAATCTCTAGATTGacatacacagataacagagAGACTGCTACATAAACGTAACTAGCTATTACCAGTGCTTAAAACTGAAATCTACATGTAGTGAGAGACAGAGAAGAGAATATAGACATCCAGGAGTCATCATCCTGACCTGTGAGCAGGACTATAACCTAGACAACTAGCTGCAAACCATAGGAGAGACATctagctgtatctgacaaacaGCAATTTATGGGGTAAAACGCCCAAATTAGTTTCACTATAACTCTGAATACGATCCTTGAGATTGGGATACCCCTTAGATGCCAGTGTAGACAGATGACGTCTTCTGTTTTCATTACCACAGGTAAAATTTCAGGTACGACATTGATTGACTTTTCAACTGGACCCAATTTATCCCATCTTTTGACAATCTGCGACTACTTCACTGACATAATACTTCTGGAGCCAAATTACTTCTGTATTGTGGAAGTGGAGAAATGGCAGAATGGAGAAGAGGAAGCCATTGACTATTCCCATCTCTCAGAGAACTTTCCAGAGATGAAAGGGGACAGGTAAAATGAAGTGTATTATGTTACTAGACCTCTATCTTCTATGTATTCTTTATGATCTACATGGGGTCATCATTTATGTTACATACAGAGTTTAGTATGAGTGTCTCCCAAGGAAGGAAAATACTTTGTCTATATACTGACCGGTCACCTGAGATGATAGTATTGATGGTGGTTCAATTTGACTTAAAAGTTTGTGACCGTTTTTTGTTTCATAGAACTAGATTTTAGCTTTAATTTTCCATATCTCTCTTTTTATAggaagatgtggacagaaaaagaagaaaccctaaaaagaaaaattaaatacATTATGAGATGTGACTTGAAGAAAAAGAACCCGACTGAGCCATTCCACCTCCCAAAAGCCGACTGTCTGATGACCTTATACTTAATAGGACATTCCAGCAAAGACAAGGAGGCTTATTGTGAGAACCTTAGAAAGTTGTCGTCCCTTATAAATGTAGGGGGTCGTCTCTTGTTGGTTGGGAGCTTCAATATACAGTTCTTTACCATCGGAGGAGACAAGTTTCACTCTTTAACCATTGATGAAGACTTCTTGAGGACGGCTCTGACAGATGGAGGCTTCACTGTAGAACATCTGGAGACACTTGATAGCAAAGTTACCTCCGGCATAGCCAAATATGATTGCCTTTTTCTTGCTTGTGCCCTGAAAATTAGGGAAGTTTAATGTGCAAAAGCCTCAAATTATTTGTAGGTGGTGTTAGGGGTCTTGAGCCCCTAATAGaaagaactacgacaacataactcaggggtcttgaGCCCCTAACAGTGGTAAAGGTCAAAAACCACTCAAATATCTGCAAGAACTCTTAAGATAAGAGATTTTGAAGGGGTGTTTCTATCTTATAAGCTGAGGACACATCACTAGGACGCTGTTTCCTCTTACTTACAGACTCCTTTTCCATTACTAAGTACCTCTATGGTCTCCTGAGTATACTTAGATGGCCTAACTATTACAATAAGTCAACCAGCCAAAATGGCAGCAACATCAGATAGTGACAGGGGGTTGGAAGCTCCTGGACATGTCACCCAGTGTCAGAACCAGGCTGGAGATGAAGGTAGCTGCTACGATATTGTAAGGACAACGTACATCAAAGCCAGGCCCCCTCCCATTGCCCACCCTATAGCAGTGAGATGACCAGTGTCTATATCATCTACTACTATATACTATGGCCACACTGAGATGTTCCTCTCCTGAAGTATCTTCCAGATATTTGAGTGGTCTACGATACAACCCACCACCACTTCTGCTTTTACTTCTAAAGAGATCACTGTAATCACATTTCCAATAAGTAGCAAAAGTCTCCATGTCAGACTGAAATGATGGCACTAACATATGGATAGTTTGCACACACAAAATTCACATGCCCTTAATCTAAGCTTTTCGAAATGTAAATTTCAGGCTAATAAAGGCTAAATCAAAATGCATTGACAAATTGTATTATTGCATTATATAATATGTACTGAACCACCGTGTCAGAGTGAGAATTTATTGAaagttttggtactattccgttatcgggccagcagagctgttcagcactagtatcgggacagcagcaagcaaggccgcatacccgcatcgcagtacagttccggacagcatcgcgcatcgcagatgagtttgggacagcatcgggttcagcagcattcacacacacacacagctaattgtaagtggatatactttatttcgtaattgccggcagagatgctcagcactagttatcgggacagcagcagcatcgtagtgagagaaatggacgtgTCGGGCTGTGTTATATAACTTGTCTTAAACAGGAGGCATGAAATTAGCGATCTCTTTTAACAAATCTGTGAACATTGTTTCTTTGGAATGATTTTGTCGCCACATAAATTCGGCTAAGTATGACTCCAGATGCTGGCGGGCTGTTCCGCGCTGTCTTTTATTGCGCCATTTAGCACTTCCCCACAAACGTTCCACATTTTGCGTGTGGCACTGAGTGTTTGGGTCAACAAAATTGTACTTGTGGTTCACTGTTAAATGGTCGTAGCCAGCAGCTTTTAAGTCTGTAGTATTATACCCcttccagcaatcagagtatattATACTCCCATCTGCCACGTTGGCATTAATAGAAGCTATCAATGTTGTAGCTGATCTTTCTGGGACTGAAACAACAAAACACTCCTTAGTCTCACGGCACAATCCTCCAAAGATCCATTGTGGTGGCAGAACCCGGCCgctgttgtttttcctttttgtaaaaaGGCTTTCATCCACCTCAACCACTTTGTTTAGGCCTCCTATTTTTGTAGAAGGTCGGGATATTAAGGCACTTGTACACACTTCGCGGAGGTAATTATTCCAATCTACGAAGGTGTTGTGATTCATCTTCAATTGCTGTTCACAAAACTCTACGGATGTCAGCTCTTGGCACCAACAATATATGAAACGGGCAGCCGTAAGAAAAGGAATGCGTGAGTTGGCAAACCAAGTTTGCGATCTCACACCCTTTTTTTCGTCACACGGACGTTTGCTGCACCGCCATTTTGGAGATGCTTTggccaaaaaacacattttcatctGGTGGTTACAAACACAAAACCGGCTCTTATGGATCAGACCATTGGCTTGGAACAGTTCAATTGCTGATTTTTCATCTGCAGGTAAATCCCACAGCGTGTAATCCATCTGACAAAACTGCTGAGAACTGTGACTGAAACAATGGTGAGTACTGTGACTACAACTACGAACACACTAATTTGGCGCCCAATTTTTCTGTCAGCATCGGACCAGCCCGGcacgtccatttctctcactacgatgctgctgctgtcccgataactagtgctgagcatctctgccggcaattacgaaataaagtatatccacttacaattagctgtgtgtgtgtgtgaatgctgctgaacccgatgctgtcccaaactcatctgcgatgcgcgatgctgtccggaactgtactgcgatgcgggtatgcggccttgcttgctgctgtcccgatactagtgctgaacagctctgctggcccgataacggaatagtaccaaagttTTTAATGTGCCAACCTTCCTGACAAGGATAGGATGAACCCATGAGCTAAAATAACCCacaaattatatatacatatatatatatatatatatatatatatatatatatatatacacactgctcaaaaaaataaaaggaacacttaagcaacacaatgtaactccaagcaacaagTAATGACAAACAGTTTCACCTTCTGTTGtgtaaatggaatagacaacagatggaaattattggcaattatcgagacaaactcaataaaggaggggtctgcaggtgaggaccacagaccacatctcagtaccaatgctttctggctgatgttttggtcacttttgaatgttggttgtgcttggtTTGTGCTACAACCCAGACAAGTGGCTCaggggtagtgcagctcatccaggatggcacatcaatgcgagttgTGGCAAGGTTTACTGTGTCTGTgagtgtagtgtccagaggctggaggcgctaccaggagacaggccagtacaccaggagaagcggagggggccgtaggagggcaacaacccagaagcaggaccgctacctccgcctttatGTAAGGAGGAACAGGAAGAGCACTGCaaaagccctgcaaaatgacctccagcctGCCACAAATGTGCACGTGTCTGCACGACTgcttgaggatggtatgagggcctgacGTCCAGAGACGGACAATGGAAGaaagccacaacaaaatggcactcgggcatgtgcagtagcgctcagaagggagcatTACTGCGCTTGCCCGAGATTGCAAAGCGCAGGATTGAGACTACAGAGAATGGAGGCGGTTACACCTATGGAGGGCATCACtggagcacaagcaaaggagggggcgttACAGCTATGATGCAGGGGGTGCACGGTGGCttgggggaacgcccagggtacaCAGAGAGgatcatttgcatatcgattttacagattttccaccgtgtgaacataccccaacacTGACCCCAGTAATGTTCCTAATTGGTTGTTCAGTGTACCCAAATACTGTACTGCCCCACTATCCCTTGTACTAATAACAATGTAGTCTCGGCCCATAAATATGACTAAACAGATAGTGTTTCATAATAACAGCACACGCAGGACTCTAAATGTTCCTCGTTTTCATTTTTCAAGACCCACTGAGTTGTAAGAGTATTTTTTCAGATATTTTGTAACCCATATCACTCTATTCACTTGCAGGCTCCACAATCCAATCATTGTAACACGGCCCAGAGTAGGAGGCGACATGAATTACTATAGCCCTTTTACCTGCCGAGAGAGAAAAATAGGGAACAGCTTGGTCATGAAGTCCTGGGATTACAGCAGCCTCTGCGATTTATAAAGTAGCATAGATGGCGGAGGAGTTGAAAGTGTAACGTGACCCAGCAGAATTGTAGACGCAGTGACTGTGACCGCTGGAATAGTGACCTGGGAAGGAAAGCTCTGCGGTGCAACAGGCTTTCGAAGTCAGTAGGGGTATACTTTAAATATTCTGAATGCTACACAGGGATGCCAAGAAAGGACACACAATACAGATTTAGTACCAACTTTTACTTTTAATAACATACTttagtttaaaaaacaaaaaatgaaatgtaaCATCACATCGGTGGGAGGAAGAGTGCAAACCTTAGACACGGAGGGGATTGTTATCTGTACGCCATTCATTGACTTGTCAGTACTAGAGAACGGCAACATCGAGAAGACTCAACACCACACATATTAACCCTCAAGGCATGCAAGcctgtggaactacaagtcccagctggACAGCGTGCATAGCCCCAGCTCATGACACACAATACTTAGATTTCCAGTTTGTTGGTCCTTTAGAACGTATTACTGGCGATGGAGGAAGGAATTGGTTTCCCTGTACCGGTAATGCTTACTTAACAATGCGCGACTAGCAGGGCGAGAGCTAAAAGCCTGGTTTtaagtgctgcaatttccaatgGTTGTTTGTGATTATGTTCTTAGAAAATGTTTtgcgggaggggagggggggaggaaatTGCACCTTTAAGCAAAATCGTTTTACTCGCTGCATGAAGATGATGCTCCCCTGTTTCCTGCAAATTTGGGTTTTTAAAGTGCCAAGTTTGCGGAGAGCTTCGGAAGAAACTCTGCGGTCGCGGAGTGATTTTACTGCCAGGAAGGGTTTTCCATAGGGAGTACCACCTCCACTGCAACAAGTGATGCCATTATAAGGCGCTGTTCTGACCGTGAAGGGGTCCCCCCCCACACTTTTGCATAATTTGTTCTATACAGGGAACATTGCTGCCTTGTAAGGATCCACCCACAGTATAAGCACGTAGAGGCAGAGACAAGGCACAGAATAAAGCCCTTTAGTACGGCGGACTCCGCTATCCCTTTAACAcggcagtattttgcatcagcacAGATggagtccttccttacctttgctCTCGACTTGAGACATCCTGAGATGCCCAGCTTTGGAAAAAAAAGAGCAATATAAAATGTATCCCATGATActtcaatacaataaaaaaaaaagttaaggcaGAACACATTAGTATTTGTAAGCCGAAACCGGGAGTGAGTCCAAAAATAGAAGACATGATAACGTCTCCAATACTCGTTTCCAATGCAAGTCCCCCCCTATGTTTTGCATTTCTAATGCTGATGCCAAatactgtgtgaataaggccgTAGTCATGGTGTAATACAGGAAACCCTGCTGATGTAGACAATAGTAGACGCTTTTTGCAGAGGACCTTTGGCCAGAGTACGACGTCTTTATAGCGAGTGCCAGGGTTCAGCCATACTTGGCTTGCTTTACAAGAACGTAATGTGGAACATTTCACATTAGGGATGTGACGCCTGGAACAGACGATGCTTACGTAAAAGTGACCTAGATTATCAAGGCAATGTAAATTTGCAAAGGGTCCAAGTATTACATCCCTAATGTAGATGATGAAATTTGTCATATCTTCTGTCAGGGGCTATATAGCCTGTTGTCTGGCAGCACTCCATAGACGCCAATTACCTTGACTATATCACCATGGCCTGGTGACAATAGTCACATATTATAAGGATATATAAAGGGTCTCCGAGATGTGGCCACATTATGGCTTTGAGATCTGAACAACCTGAATGTCAAGTAAACAGTTACCTTAAAACCACAGTATTTCTTGAACTGTGAATGGGGCCCTTAAAGGGATAATCCATGGTCTTTAGACTTCCCCCAGGTTCTACTGTGGACAAACCTTTGGGATTGTTAGCCATTTCTGACCAAGGGTCACGAGGTTGGAACCAGCACTTGGAACCCCAAATTGttactcctccctcctctccagtGTTCACTGCTAGTTACCTTTACAATGGGGGCCAAAAACATAATAGTAAATCCAGCCCGGTCAGTACAGGTAACTAGCATTGAGTGCAgcagagggggggaaatgcagagcAATTCTGGGGCCAGGCGCTGGTTCTGATCATGCAACTCGGTGTCTGAATGAGCCCAAGAACTTGTGTTTCATCCATAAGAGAACCTGGAGGCAGCAAGTATGGAAAGCCTCCGCAGAACCCTTTAAAACCAGAATACAGATGGAAAAATGTTGTTAGGATGATAGATGACGGTCCTCTGCCTAAAGCTTATAGTGTGTCCATACACTGCTAAATATGTGTACCTTGCAGATTCACTGTGCACTATAGGATATTGGGCAACCTGACTACCCCAGGGGCTATCAGAGATCTTACTGAATAAAGGGTCATTCAGAGTCCGTTTTTTAACCCTAAAAAACTGATACGCCGTCAGGTACCCAGTCCTTGTTCTCAGGGTTGGTTTTAATAAAGCATCACTACTCCACCAGTGATTGTCCGGATCGCTCACATGCAGGCCATACAGGTAGCCGAATGGAGACTCTGCTGGATCTCCAGCTGATCATAGAGAGGCGAATATGTAGAGTTTAGGGGTTAAGAAATGAATTAGAACACCCCTTCAATCTATAAGATCCTTGCCAGCCCAAGACATAGGCAGTTTGCTCGAAATCCTACAGTGCACAGCTGTAAGGAACACACATGTAGCAGCAGACAGGCGCACTATATGATTTAGCCAAAGGACCGTGAACCACGACGTCCAG includes the following:
- the LOC142204811 gene encoding nicotinamide N-methyltransferase-like, translating into MDHKHYHVHEFDAKTLLNTYTHPGMDETLYNEVTVFPMRTLQKLLSSGKISGTTLIDFSTGPNLSHLLTICDYFTDIILLEPNYFCIVEVEKWQNGEEEAIDYSHLSENFPEMKGDRKMWTEKEETLKRKIKYIMRCDLKKKNPTEPFHLPKADCLMTLYLIGHSSKDKEAYCENLRKLSSLINVGGRLLLVGSFNIQFFTIGGDKFHSLTIDEDFLRTALTDGGFTVEHLETLDSKVTSGIAKYDCLFLACALKIREV